The following coding sequences lie in one Calypte anna isolate BGI_N300 chromosome 7, bCalAnn1_v1.p, whole genome shotgun sequence genomic window:
- the TWIST2 gene encoding twist-related protein 2 → MEESSSSPVSPVDSLGTSEEELERQPKRFGRKRRYSKKSSEDGSPNPGKRGKKSSPSSQSYEELQSQRILANVRERQRTQSLNEAFAALRKIIPTLPSDKLSKIQTLKLAARYIDFLYQVLQSDEMDSKMTSCSYVAHERLSYAFSVWRMEGAWSMSASH, encoded by the coding sequence ATGGAAGAAAGCTCCAGTTCTCCTGTTTCCCCTGTGGATAGCTTGGGGACCAGTGAAGAGGAGCTGGAAAGGCAGCCAAAGCGATTTGGCAGGAAGAGAAGATACAGTAAGAAGTCCAGCGAAGATGGCAGCCCCAACccagggaagagggggaaaaaatccagtCCCAGCTCCCAATCGTATGAAGAACTGCAGAGCCAGCGGATCCTGGCCAACgtcagagagaggcagaggacTCAGTCACTCAACGAAGCTTTTGCCGCCTTGAGGAAAATCATCCCCACTTTGCCTTCGGATAAACTCAGTAAAATCCAGACCCTCAAGCTGGCAGCACGATATATAGACTTCCTCTACCAGGTGCTACAGAGCGACGAGATGGACAGTAAGATGACGAGCTGCAGTTACGTGGCTCATGAGAGGCTGAGTTATGCCTTCTCTGTATGGAGGATGGAGGGAGCATGGTCCATGTCAGCCTCACACTAG